A DNA window from Camelina sativa cultivar DH55 chromosome 17, Cs, whole genome shotgun sequence contains the following coding sequences:
- the LOC104759256 gene encoding probable alpha,alpha-trehalose-phosphate synthase [UDP-forming] 2 — protein MTNGSACDQRPRLLVVANRLPVSAKKTGENSWSLKMSPGGLVSGLLGVTSQFDTKWVGWPGVDVINEVEKAALSKSLTEVNCIPVFLNEVFDQYYNGYCNGILCPILHHMGLPEEDPHDTTKTFETQYDAYKKANRMFLDVIVENYEEGDIVWCHDYHLMFLPKFLKEYNNKIKVGWFLHSPFPSSEVYKTLPSRSELLRAILRADLLGFHTYDFARHFIRTCTRILGVEATHEGVVDQGRVTRVAVFPIGIDPDRFIRTCKLPEATQQINELKERFAGKKVILGVDRLDPIKGIPQKYLAFEKFLEENPNWRHKVVLVQIAVPTRNDVPEYRKLKDQVHGLVGRINGRFGSVSSLPIHHLDCSVDFSYLCALYAIADVMLVTSLRDGMNLVSYEFVACQEAKKGVLVLSEFAGAGQSLGAGALLVNPCDVTEVSSAIKEALIMPADEREKRYRVNFQYVYIHSAKKWGDDFMSVLNDTTPESEMQLRKIPHELPQQDMIQQYSQSNNRLIILGFYGTLTAPMSSQTKEMDLKLNSELKGTLRALCNDPKTTVVVLSRSGRDILDKNFGKYNMWLAAENGRFLKHSNGEWVTNMPQNMNLDWVDGARNVFQYFTDRTPRSFFKASGTSLVWNYEHADVEFGRAQARDMLQYLWGGPISNAPVDVVRGNHSVEVHAIGETKGTEIGRVLGEIVHRKSMTTPFDFVFCSGYFLEKDEDIYTFFESEILSPKLSHEIRSKSPSSNHSLKKKRKVSLNVLDLKKENYFSAAIGQTRTKARYVIHSSHDVVDLLHKLAVAVPTTRLTDSFGDTNNTSSKSWINSVERKELVNGDTGQIDM, from the exons ATGACTAACGGTAGTGCATGTGATCAAAGGCCAAGACTGCTTGTGGTTGCTAACCGGCTTCCCGTTTCTGCAAAGAAAACCGGGGAAAATTCTTGGTCTTTGAAAATGAGTCCTGGTGGTTTAGTCAGTGGTCTTCTAG GTGTAACATCTCAATTTGATACCAAATGGGTTGGATGGCCTGGAGTTGATGTGATTAATGAAGTTGAGAAAGCTGCACTCTCTAAATCGCTAACTGAAGTG AATTGCATCCCTGTGTTCCTTAATGAAGTTTTTGATCAATACTACAATGGTTATTGCAATGGTATTTTGTGTCCAATCCTTCATCACATGGGACTTCCAGAAGAAGATCCTCATGACACAACCAAAACTTTTGAAACACAATATGATGCATACAAGAAAGCAAACCGAATGTTTCTTGATGTCATAGTTGAGAACTATGAAGAAGGAGATATTGTTTGGTGCCATGATTATCATCTCATGTTTCTTCCCAAATTtctcaaagaatacaacaacaaaatcaaagttgGATGGTTTCTCCATTCACCATTTCCTTCCTCAGAGGTCTACAAAACATTGCCATCGCGATCAGAGCTTCTTCGTGCCATACTTAGAGCTGATCTACTTGG tttccaCACATATGATTTTGCAAGACATTTCATACGTACATGCACTCGAATTCTTGGAGTTGAAGCAACACATGAAGGAGTTGTGGATCAAGGCAGAGTCACTCGAGTAGCTGTT TTCCCCATTGGAATAGATCCGGATCGGTTTATAAGAACATGTAAGCTCCCTGAAGCCACACAGCAAATTAATGAGCTTAAAGAGAGGTTTGCTggcaaaaag GTGATATTAGGTGTTGATCGTCTTGACCCGATCAAAGGGATTCCACAAAAGTATCTTGCATTTGAGAAatttcttgaagaaaatccGAATTGGCGCCATAAAGTAGTGCTAGTGCAAATTGCTGTGCCAACAAGAAATGATGTCCCTGAat ACCGAAAGCTCAAAGACCAAGTTCATGGACTAGTGGGACGCATCAATGGACGATTTGGTTCTGTCTCTTCTCTTCCAATTCATCATCTG GATTGTTCTGTTGACTTCAGTTACTTGTGTGCACTGTACGCGATTGctg atgTAATGCTTGTAACATCATTGAGAGATGGAATGAACCTTGTTAGTTATGAATTTGTTGCTTGTCAAGAGGCCAAAAAAGGAGTTCTTGTTCTCAGTGAG TTTGCAGGTGCTGGACAGTCTCTTGGTGCTGGAGCTCTTCTTGTGAACCCTTGCGATGTTACAGAAGTTTCTTCTGCCATTAAAGAAGCCTTAATTATGCCAGCTGATGAAAGGGAAAAAAGATATAGAGTAAACTTTCAGTATGTGTATATTCATTCTGCTAAAAAATGGGGAGATGATTTCATGAG TGTACTCAATGACACTACCCCTGAATCTGAGATGCAACTTAGGAAAATACCACATGAACTTCCACAACAAGATATGATTCAACAATATTCGCAGTCTAACAATAGATTGATAATCTTG GGTTTCTATGGAACACTCACTGCGCCAATGAGTAGTCAAACTAAGGAAATGGATCTTAAACTAAACTCAGAGCTAAAAGGAACACTGAGAGCATTATGCAATGATCCCAAAACAACAGTAGTTGTATTGAGTAGAAGTGGAAGAGACATATTAGACAAG AATTTTGGAAAGTATAACATGTGGCTGGCTGCGGAAAATGGAAGGTTCCTAAAGCATTCTAATGGAGAATGGGTAACAAATATGCCTCAAAACATGAACCTCGATTGGGTTGATGGTGCCAGG AATGTTTTTCAGTACTTCACTGATCGGACTCCAAGATCGTTCTTTAAAGCAAGCGGGACTTCGCTTGTATGGAATTACGAACACGCAG ATGTTGAATTCGGGAGAGCACAAGCAAGAGACATGTTACAATACTTATGGGGAGGACCAATCTCTAATGCACCAGTTGATGTTGTTCGAGGAAACCATTCTGTTGAAGTCCATGCCATTGGTGAGACTAAG gGGACAGAAATTGGTCGTGTTTTGGGAGAAATCGTGCATAGGAAATCTATGACTACACCGTTTGATTTTGTCTTTTGCAGTGGTTACTTCTTGGAGAAG GACGAAGACATTTACACATTCTTTGAATCAGAAATCTTGTCGCCCAAGTTATCTCATGAAATTAGGTCCAAGTCTCCATCAAGTAATCATTCcctaaagaagaaaaggaaggtTTCGTTGAACGTTCTTGACCTCAAGAAAGAGAATTACTTCTCTGCAGCTATTGGACAAACTCGTACAAAAGCTCGCTACGTCATTCACTCATCTCACGATGTAGTAGATTTGCTCCACAAGCTTGCAGTTGCAGTTCCAACGACAAGATTGACAGACTCATTTGGAGACACTAACAACACAAGTTCAAAAAGCTGGATCAATTCTGTCGAAAGAAAGGAATTGGTGAATGGAGACACTGGACAAATCGACATGTAA
- the LOC104759257 gene encoding crooked neck-like protein 1, with product MTSMDTEVKAEQIISEARERQEADEIRPPKQKIGDSMVSEYRLRRRKQFQDWIGGGTCTIHVWIKYAEWEDSQNDYAHAQSVWERALGSFDRNYMIWFKYAEFEMKNKSFKHARNVWDRAVEILPLVDLLWYKYIHMEEMLGNIAEARQVYERWMVWSPDHQAWLSFIKFELSHNEIELARSIYERFVLCHPKVPAYILYAKFEMEEGETERARNVYERATKKFADDEKLFVAYAEFEEGCKEVERARSLYKSALDRIPIGRTEDLYKKYVSFEKQYGDKEVVEDAIVGKRRFQYEVEVRKNPLNYDSWFDYLRLEESLGNKDRIREIYDRAIANVPPAEEKRYWQRYIYLWINYALFEETETEDVERTRLVYRECLKLIPHTKVSFAKIWLLAAKFEIRQLNLTGGRRILDNAIGKAPKDKIFKKYIEMELHLGNISRCRKLYQRYLEWSPENCYTWTNFAELERSLAETERARAIFELAISQPALDMPELLWKAYIDFEISQGEVERTRALYERLLDRTKHYKVWVSFAMFEAEQQDDVTDSIRRARAVFDRATTYYKDCTPDLKEERASLLEDWLSMETSFGKLGDVDLVQTKLKKRKAFTREDGSTEYEEYLDCVFPEESQTNNLKIIEAACTWKKQKLAAAAS from the coding sequence ATGACCAGCATGGATACGGAAGTGAAGGCCGAACAGATTATCAGCGAGGCTCGAGAAAGGCAAGAAGCTGATGAGATCCGGCCGCCCAAGCAGAAGATTGGTGATTCTATGGTTTCCGAGTACAGACTCCGACGTCGGAAGCAGTTCCAGGACTGGATCGGCGGCGGAACATGTACCATACATGTTTGGATCAAGTATGCGGAGTGGGAAGATTCACAGAATGATTACGCACATGCTCAGAGCGTGTGGGAACGAGCCTTGGGAAGCTTTGACCGGAATTATATGATTTGGTTCAAGTACGCCGAGTTTGAGATGAAGAACAAGTCGTTCAAACACGCGAGAAACGTTTGGGACCGTGCCGTTGAGATCCTCCCTCTCGTGGACCTGCTTTGGTACAAGTATATTCACATGGAAGAGATGCTTGGGAATATCGCCGAGGCTAGACAGGTATACGAGCGGTGGATGGTTTGGTCACCCGATCATCAAGCTTGGCTCTCGTTTATTAAATTCGAACTTAGCCATAACGAAATCGAACTTGCACGATCAATCTACGAGAGATTTGTTCTTTGCCATCCGAAAGTTCCCGCTTACATTCTATACGCTAAGTTCGAGATGGAAGAAGGTGAAACCGAGCGTGCAAGGAATGTGTACGAACGCGCCACCAAGAAGTTTGCAGACGATGAAAAACTCTTTGTGGCTTATGCTGAATTCGAAGAAGGTTGCAAGGAAGTAGAACGAGCTAGGTCTCTCTACAAGTCTGCTCTGGATCGTATTCCCATAGGAAGAACTGAGGATTTGTACAAGAAGTATGTTTCGTTTGAGAAACAATATGGGGATAAGGAAGTGGTTGAGGACGCCATCGTTGGCAAAAGAAGGTTTCAATATGAAGTTGAAGTAAGAAAGAACCCTTTGAACTATGATTCATGGTTCGATTACCTTAGGCTAGAAGAGAGTTTAGGGAACAAAGATAGGATCAGAGAAATCTACGATAGAGCTATTGCTAATGTTCCACCGGCGGAGGAGAAACGATACTGGCAGAGATATATCTATCTATGGATTAATTATGCACTCTTTGAAGAGACTGAAACTGAAGATGTGGAGCGTACACGACTTGTTTACAGAGAATGCCTCAAGCTTATCCCTCACACCAAAGTTTCTTTTGCTAAAATATGGTTGCTCGCTGCAAAGTTTGAGATAAGGCAATTGAATCTCACTGGTGGTCGGCGGATACTAGATAATGCGATTGGAAAAGCTCCAAAAGACAAGATATTCAAGAAATACATTGAGATGGAACTCCATCTGGGAAACATAAGCAGGTGCAGAAAACTATATCAACGGTATCTTGAATGGTCTCCAGAGAACTGCTATACTTGGACCAACTTTGCTGAGTTAGAAAGGTCTCTTGCTGAAACAGAGCGAGCCAGAGCTATATTTGAACTTGCAATATCTCAGCCTGCTCTTGACATGCCCGAGCTGCTATGGAAGGCATACATTGATTTTGAGATATCGCAAGGGGAAGTAGAGAGGACACGAGCTTTATATGAGCGACTCTTAGACCGTACAAAGCATTACAAGGTCTGGGTTAGTTTTGCAATGTTTGAAGCGGAACAACAAGATGATGTTACTGACTCCATCAGACGTGCCAGAGCGGTTTTTGACAGAGCCACCACGTATTACAAGGACTGCACACCGGATCTGAAAGAAGAACGTGCGTCACTATTGGAAGATTGGCTGAGCATGGAGACGAGCTTTGGTAAGCTAGGAGATGTTGATCTCGTTCAAACGAAGCTCAAGAAGAGAAAGGCGTTCACTAGAGAAGACGGTTCTACAGAGTATGAAGAATACTTGGATTGTGTCTTCCCAGAAGAATCCCAGACTAATAATCTCAAGATTATTGAGGCTGCATGTacatggaagaagcagaagcttGCTGCTGCTGCATCGTAA
- the LOC104756024 gene encoding protein SRG1-like, translating into MEAKGETSWSSIIVPSVQEMVEEKMITTVPPRYVRYDHEDKTEVLDDSGLSTEIPIIDMKRLCSSTAVDSEVEKLDFACKEWGFFQLVNHGMDPSFLEKIKSEIEDFFNLPMEEKKKLWQQPKVMEGFGQAFVVSDDQKLDWGDLFFLVMQPVQSRKPHLLPKLPLPFRDTVEMYSTQVGNIAKILIAKMAEALQIKPEEMEELFGDDMFQSMRMNYYPPCPQPDQVTGLTPHSDAVGLTILLQVNEVDGLQIKKNGKWVSVKPLPNAFIVNVGDILEIITNGTYRSIEHRGMVNSEKERLSIATFHSTGLDKEIGPARSLVQRQEAAKFRSLKTSDYMNGLFSRELEGKSYLDALRI; encoded by the exons ATGGAAGCCAAAGGAGAAACCTCGTGGAGCTCTATCATAGTTCCTTCTGTTCAAGagatggtggaggagaagatgaTCACGACCGTTCCTCCCAGGTATGTCCGGTATGATCATGAAGACAAAACTGAAGTCCTCGATGATTCTGGTCTCTCAACCGAGATCCCAATCATCGACATGAAGCGGTTGTGTTCTTCGACCGCCGTGGACTCTGAGGTTGAGAAACTCGACTTCGCTTGCAAAGAGTGGGGATTTTTCCAG CTTGTAAACCATGGAATGGACCCAAGTTTCTTGGAAAAAATCAAGTCAGAGATTGAAGATTTCTTCAACCTTCCCatggaagagaaaaagaagctgTGGCAGCAACCAAAGGTGATGGAAGGGTTTGGACAAGCTTTTGTGGTTTCAGATGATCAGAAACTCGACTGGGGAGATTTGTTCTTCCTTGTAATGCAACCTGTTCAATCCCGCAAGCCTCACTTGCTCCCCAAGCTACCTCTTCCTTTTAG AGATACGGTAGAGATGTATTCCACTCAAGTGGGGAATATAGCTAAGATCTTAATAGCGAAAATGGCGGAAGCCCTGCAGATCAAAccagaggagatggaagaattATTTGGTGATGATATGTTTCAGAGCATGAGGATGAATTACTATCCGCCGTGTCCACAACCTGATCAGGTTACCGGTCTAACTCCCCATTCCGATGCGGTCGGACTCACCATACTTTTGCAGGTCAATGAAGTTGACGGTctccaaatcaagaaaaatggCAAGTGGGTTTCTGTCAAACCTCTACCAAATGCTTTCATTGTCAATGTTGGAGACATCTTAGAG ATCATAACGAACGGGACGTACCGAAGCATCGAGCATCGGGGAATGGTGAACTCGGAGAAAGAGAGGCTGTCCATTGCAACATTTCATAGCACGGGACTGGATAAAGAAATTGGTCCGGCAAGAAGCCTTGTTCAAAGGCAAGAGGCAGCAAAGTTTAGAAGCCTGAAAACTTCAGACTACATGAATGGCTTGTTCTCCCGTGAACTCGAAGGAAAATCTTATCTTGATGCTTTGAGAATCTAA
- the LOC104756025 gene encoding protein SRG1, producing the protein MEAKGAAQWSSIIVPSVQEMVKEKIITTVPSRYVRSDQDKTDVVDDSGRLNTEIPIIDMKRLSTSTDMDSEVEKLDFACKEWGFFQLVNHGIDPIFLDKTKSEIHDFFNLPMEEKKKFWQQPNEIEGFGQAFVVSEDQKLDWADLFFHRVKPVELRRPHLFPKLPLPFRDTLETYSTEVQSVSKILIAKMAKALEIRPEEMEKLFNDVDSAQSMRMNYYPPCPQPDQVIGLTPHSDSVGLTILMQVNEVEGLQIKKDGKWIPVKPLPNAFIVNIGDVLEIITNGTYRSIEHRGVVNAEKERLSIATFHNPGMYKEVGPAKSLVERQKIAKFKRLTMKEYMDGLFSRTLDGKSYLDALRI; encoded by the exons ATGGAAGCAAAAGGAGCAGCACAGTGGAGCTCTATTATAGTTCCTTCAGTTCAAGAGATGGTTAAGGAGAAGATTATCACGACCGTTCCTTCCAGGTATGTCCGGTCTGATCAAGACAAAACTGACGTAGTCGATGACTCGGGTCGTCTCAATACCGAGATCCCTATCATCGACATGAAGCGGCTGAGTACATCGACCGACATGGACTCTGAAGTTGAGAAACTCGACTTCGCTTGCAAAGAGTGGGGATTTTTCCAA CTTGTAAACCATGGAATAGATCCAATTTTCTTGGACAAAACAAAGTCGGAGATTCATGATTTCTTCAACCTTCCCatggaagaaaagaagaagttctgGCAGCAACCAAATGAGATCGAAGGCTTCGGACAAGCTTTTGTGGTTTCAGAAGATCAGAAACTAGATTGGGCAGACTTGTTCTTCCATAGAGTAAAACCTGTTGAATTACGCAGGCCTCACTTGTTCCCCAAGCTACCTCTTCCCTTCAG AGATACATTGGAGACATATTCTACTGAAGTGCAGAGCGTATCAAAGATCTTAATAGCCAAAATGGCAAAAGCTCTAGAGATCAGGCCAGAGGAAATGGAAAAGTTGTTTAATGATGTTGATTCAGCTCAAAGTATGAGAATGAATTACTACCCGCCATGTCCACAACCCGATCAGGTTATCGGTCTAACTCCACATTCTGATTCGGTTGGACTCACCATACTGATGCAGGTGAATGAAGTTGAAGGTCTCCAAATCAAGAAAGATGGGAAATGGATTCCTGTTAAACCTCTCCCAAATGCTTTCATTGTCAATATTGGAGACGTTTTAGAG ATCATAACGAATGGGACATACCGAAGCATTGAGCATCGAGGAGTAGTGAATGCAGAGAAAGAGAGGCTCTCTATTGCAACCTTTCACAACCCGGGAATGTATAAAGAAGTTGGTCCAGCGAAAAGCCTCGTTGAAAGGCAAAAGATTGCAAAATTCAAAAGGCTGACAATGAAAGAGTACATGGATGGCTTGTTTTCTCGTACGCTCGATGGAAAATCTTATCTCGATGCTTTGAGGATCTAA
- the LOC104756026 gene encoding protein SRG1: MEAKRETSWSSIIVPSVQEMVKEKMITTVPSRYVRSVEDKTEVADDSGLNVEIPIIDMKRLCSPTAMDSEVQKLDFACKEWGFFQLVDHGIDPSFLDKTKSEIQHFFNLPMEEKKKFWQQPNEVEGFGQAFVVSEDQKLDWADLFYHTVKPVELRKPHLFPKLPLPFRDILEKYSAEVQNIANILIVKMARALEIKPEEMEKFFNDVDSIQAMRMNYYPPCPQPDQVIGLTPHSDSVGLTILMQVNEVEGLQVKNDGKWIPVKPLPNAFIVNIGDILEIITNGTYRSIEHRGVVNAEKERLSIATFHNPGMYREFGPAKSLVERQKVAKFKRLTMKEFNDGLFSRTLDGKAYLDALRI, from the exons ATGGAAGCAAAAAGAGAAACCTCGTGGAGCTCTATTATAGTTCCTTCTGTTCAAGAGATGGTTAAGGAGAAGATGATCACGACCGTTCCTTCCAGGTATGTCCGGTCTGTTGAAGACAAAACTGAAGTCGCTGATGACTCTGGTCTGAATGTCGAGATCCCAATCATTGACATGAAGCGTTTATGTTCTCCGACCGCCATGGACTCTGAGGTTCAGAAACTCGATTTTGCTTGCAAAGAGTGGGGATTCTTTCAG CTGGTAGACCATGGAATAGACCCAAGTTTCTTGGACAAAACGAAGTCGgagattcaacattttttcaACCTTCCCatggaagaaaagaagaagttctgGCAGCAACCAAATGAGGTGGAAGGCTTCGGACAAGCTTTTGTTGTTTCAGAAGATCAGAAACTCGATTGGGCAGACTTGTTCTACCATACAGTGAAACCTGTTGAATTACGCAAACCTCACTTGTTCCCCAAGCTACCTCTACCCTTTAG AGATATATTGGAGAAGTATTCTGCTGAAGTACAGAACATTGCAAATATCTTGATAGTGAAAATGGCGAGAGCCCTAGAGATCAAACCAGAGGAAATGGAAAAGTTTTTTAATGATGTCGATTCAATCCAAGCTATGAGGATGAATTACTACCCACCGTGCCCACAACCCGATCAGGTTATCGGTTTAACTCCGCATTCTGATTCGGTCGGACTCACCATACTGATGCAGGTGAACGAAGTTGAAGGTCTCCAAGTCAAGAATGATGGGAAATGGATTCCTGTTAAACCTCTCCCAAATGCTTTCATTGTCAACATTGGAGACATCTTAGAG ATCATAACGAATGGGACATACAGAAGCATAGAGCATCGTGGAGTTGTGAATGCAGAGAAAGAGAGGCTCTCTATTGCAACGTTTCACAATCCGGGAATGTATAGAGAATTTGGCCCCGCGAAAAGTCTCGTTGAAAGGCAAAAGGTTGCAAAGTTCAAAAGGCTGACCATGAAAGAATTTAATGATGGACTGTTCTCTCGTACGCTCGACGGAAAAGCTTATCTCGATGCTTTAAGAATCTAA
- the LOC104756027 gene encoding uncharacterized protein LOC104756027: MGMEKSVYESCRLIKRLMIILLLSCLSYSFVRSDFTETTNMDHVSALGDPGMRNDNLRVAIEAWNQCNEVGEEATNMGSPRMADCFDLDNSSLPGKIIHKVDEIDNKLGVRNGTYGGINAGDNADIYAAQKEIYLGNKCQVMDKPNPWQFWMIMLKSGNMDTLAAICPENGKKAKPFPQTGRFPCFGKGCMNMPSMHHEQTRFVDQQQGHMSGSFFGTWDLDNDQKDPVGNNSYYKVKWEKKIGGNESWVFHHLLKTSSKYPWLMLYLRADASRGFSGGYHYDTRGMMKMTLKSPDFKVRFKLEILKGGGSGSQFYLMDMGSCWKNDGRDCDGDVTTDVTRYSEMIINPESTAVCNPNRLGACPPYHAFPNGTKIHRTDKEKFPYEAYHYYCVPGNARFAEKPYDVCDPYSNPQPQEIMQILPHPVWEQFGYPTKKGQGWIGDPRTWELDVGKLSQSLHFYQDPGTKPVERHWSSIDLGTEIYMSQNQIAEWTVTDFDIVIPNARI, translated from the exons ATGGGTATGGAGAAGAGTGTCTATGAATCATGCAGACTCATCAAGAGACTTATGATTATACTTTTACTTTCTTGTCTTTCGTATTCATTTGTTCGATCAGACTttacagaaacaacaaatatgGATCATGTCTCAGCTTTGGGAGATCCCGGGATGAGAAATGATAACTTAAGGGTGGCTATAGAAGCTTGGAACCAATGCAACGAGGTCGGTGAAGAAGCTACGAACATGGGAAGCCCTCGAATGGCAGATTGCTTCGATCTCGACAACTCTAGCTTGCCTG GGAAAATAATCCACAAAGTCGACGAAATAGACAACAAACTCGGTGTACGAAATGGAACCTACGGAGGAATAAACGCTGGAGACAACGCAGATATCTACGCTGCACAAAAGGAGATATACTTAGGAAACAAATGTCAAGTTATGGACAAGCCAAACCCATGGCAGTTCTGGATGATAATGCTAAAGAGCGGTAATATGGATACCTTAGCCGCGATTTGTCCTGAAAACGGGAAAAAGGCAAAACCATTCCCTCAGACCGGCAGGTTTCCATGTTTCGGAAAAGGATGTATGAACATGCCATCGATGCATCATGAGCAGACAAGGTTTGTGGATCAACAACAAGGTCACATGAGTGGGAGTTTTTTCGGGACTTGGGACTTGGACAATGACCAAAAAGATCCGGTTGGTAATAATTCGTATTATAAAGTGAaatgggagaagaagattggtgGGAATGAGAGTTGGGTATTTCATCATTTGTTAAAGACTTCGTCTAAGTATCCATGGTTGATGCTTTATCTACGAGCTGATGCTTCTCGAGGTTTCTCTGGTGGTTATCATTACGACACTAGAGGGATGATGAAGATG ACATTGAAATCGCCGGACTTCAAAGTTAGATTCAAGCTAGAGATTCTTAAAGGAGGCGGTTCAGGGAGCCAGTTCTACCTAATGGACATGGGAAGCTGCTGGAAAAACGACGGCAGAGACTGCGACGGCGACGTCACAACAGACGTCACGAGGTACAGCGAGATGATAATCAACCCGGAGTCGACCGCTGTTTGTAACCCTAACCGCCTAGGAGCTTGTCCGCCGTACCACGCGTTTCCAAACGGGACTAAAATTCACAGGACGGATAAGGAGAAGTTCCCTTACGAAGCGTATCACTACTACTGCGTTCCGGGAAACGCGCGTTTTGCTGAAAAGCCGTACGATGTATGTGATCCGTACAGCAATCCACAGCCGCAGGAGATTATGCAGATCTTGCCTCATCCGGTGTGGGAACAGTTTGGGTATCCGACAAAGAAAGGACAAGGTTGGATTGGAGATCCAAGAACTTGGGAACTTGATGTCGGGAAGCTTTCTCAATCACTCCACTTTTACCAG GATCCAGGGACGAAACCGGTGGAGAGACATTGGTCGTCAATAGATTTAGGAACAGAGATATATATGAGCCAGAATCAAATTGCTGAATGGACTGTTACTGATTTCGACATTGTTATACCAAATGCAcgtatttaa